One Thermococcus alcaliphilus DNA segment encodes these proteins:
- a CDS encoding flippase: MTESLKLKLLKNAGWLFSAEVISKLLAYGVIVILSRTLGPEGLGQYSFIFYYVGLLGIFSDLGVGYYFMREVARDRSKADELLPDVLGLKIVLALVNFVVIVVLTLFLPKPMWIKALILVVGAEAMLTWVSLALVQLMYAHEVTKYEAIARTVERFWAFFVGGTVLYFFRSLSPFILALLIGYTVREFLRIKWGARYVKKISVRFNPQIWLFLLKKSYPFWLIGLFTMIYYRTDMVMLSILRGDYETGIYRAAYTLIEVPMFVPSIVVSTTMPSMARLWEQDKKTLNILLKKSLQMLTGLGVLGLVGYFILAHWGIIIVFGKEFLASVSVLRILAFAVPFMFLNSLLGSFLNATGGELTFTKITGFTALLNVVLNYFLILTYGVKGAAVATVVSQVFAVFLATTKIREEFR; encoded by the coding sequence ATGACCGAGAGTTTAAAATTGAAGTTGCTTAAAAATGCAGGTTGGCTCTTTAGCGCCGAAGTTATTTCGAAGTTATTAGCCTATGGTGTAATAGTTATTTTAAGCAGAACCCTAGGTCCGGAGGGTCTTGGGCAGTACTCGTTCATATTTTACTATGTGGGACTTTTGGGGATTTTTTCGGACCTAGGAGTTGGCTACTATTTTATGCGCGAGGTTGCGAGGGATAGGAGTAAGGCTGATGAACTTCTTCCAGATGTATTGGGGCTTAAGATTGTGCTTGCGTTGGTTAATTTTGTTGTTATAGTTGTCTTAACTTTATTCCTACCAAAACCAATGTGGATTAAAGCCCTCATACTAGTGGTCGGGGCTGAAGCCATGCTTACTTGGGTTTCATTGGCGCTTGTCCAGCTTATGTATGCCCATGAAGTGACTAAATATGAGGCTATTGCAAGGACTGTTGAGAGGTTTTGGGCATTTTTTGTTGGAGGGACCGTTCTTTACTTCTTCAGATCTCTCTCACCTTTTATACTTGCACTTCTCATTGGCTATACAGTTAGAGAGTTCCTAAGAATAAAATGGGGAGCCAGATACGTCAAAAAAATCAGCGTTCGATTTAATCCGCAGATATGGCTTTTTCTTCTGAAAAAGTCCTACCCTTTCTGGTTAATTGGACTTTTCACAATGATATATTATCGCACGGATATGGTGATGCTAAGTATACTTCGGGGGGATTATGAAACTGGAATTTACAGGGCAGCGTATACTTTAATTGAGGTTCCTATGTTTGTTCCAAGTATTGTCGTTTCAACAACGATGCCTTCAATGGCGAGGCTGTGGGAGCAAGACAAGAAAACGCTGAATATTCTCCTTAAGAAGAGCCTTCAAATGTTAACTGGACTGGGAGTTTTAGGTTTAGTTGGATATTTTATTCTCGCCCATTGGGGAATCATCATAGTGTTCGGCAAAGAGTTCCTTGCGAGTGTCTCTGTGCTTAGGATTTTGGCCTTTGCAGTACCATTTATGTTTTTAAATTCTCTTCTTGGGAGTTTTTTAAATGCAACTGGGGGGGAACTGACGTTTACTAAGATAACTGGGTTTACTGCTTTGCTAAATGTTGTACTAAACTATTTCCTGATACTA
- a CDS encoding sugar phosphate nucleotidyltransferase encodes MKVLIMAGGYATRLWPITKGKPKPLLPVGNKYIIDYILEKTKELGLEVYVSTNKFFERHFKKWAEENSVELIVEETLSEEEKLGTIGAIKYAISKLGLDDYLIVAGDNLFSFSLAEFLKRYNGKPLIAVYDVGDFEFAKRYGVVVLEGDRVVDFQEKPLQPKSTMISTGVYALPKEIIGMVDEYLKDGNRDSPGYFIEWLLRKGVEVYAYKFDDYWYDIGSADSYLEAMKTLLKESQIEEIQISPYSKIIPPVVIKRGAKILGRSIVGPYAYIGENCIIENSDVSDSIIFDDTIIRSSTIWRSIIDEKCEIRNLELKKSLVGGHAKIQRGD; translated from the coding sequence ATGAAGGTTCTAATCATGGCCGGCGGTTATGCGACAAGGTTGTGGCCAATAACAAAGGGAAAGCCCAAGCCTCTCTTGCCTGTTGGGAATAAGTATATCATCGACTACATCCTCGAGAAGACCAAAGAGCTTGGTCTGGAAGTTTATGTGTCAACAAACAAGTTCTTTGAGAGGCACTTCAAGAAGTGGGCGGAAGAGAACAGCGTAGAGCTCATAGTCGAGGAAACACTTAGTGAAGAGGAAAAGCTAGGGACCATTGGGGCAATCAAATACGCCATCTCAAAGCTCGGCCTCGACGATTATTTAATAGTTGCGGGTGATAACCTGTTCTCATTCTCGCTGGCGGAGTTTTTGAAGCGCTACAACGGGAAACCGCTCATAGCCGTTTACGACGTTGGCGACTTTGAGTTTGCAAAAAGGTACGGAGTTGTGGTTCTTGAGGGAGACAGGGTGGTTGATTTCCAAGAGAAGCCTCTGCAACCAAAGTCGACCATGATAAGCACTGGCGTCTATGCCCTCCCGAAGGAGATCATTGGAATGGTTGACGAGTACCTTAAAGATGGTAACAGAGATTCTCCAGGTTATTTCATAGAGTGGCTACTTAGGAAAGGGGTTGAGGTCTATGCTTACAAGTTCGATGACTACTGGTATGACATAGGCTCCGCAGACAGCTATCTTGAGGCAATGAAAACGCTTTTGAAGGAGAGCCAGATCGAGGAAATTCAGATAAGCCCTTATTCAAAGATCATTCCTCCGGTGGTTATAAAGAGGGGTGCAAAGATTTTGGGCAGGTCGATAGTTGGGCCCTATGCTTACATAGGCGAGAACTGCATCATAGAGAACTCGGATGTGAGTGATTCAATAATCTTTGATGACACGATTATAAGGAGCTCCACGATATGGCGTTCCATAATCGATGAGAAGTGCGAAATAAGAAATTTGGAGCTTAAGAAAAGTTTGGTTGGTGGGCACGCGAAGATACAGAGGGGGGATTAG
- a CDS encoding NAD-dependent epimerase/dehydratase family protein produces MKVLVTGGAGFIGSHLVDKLMEEEHEVRVLDDLSAGDLKNIEQWLGHERFEFIKGDMRDVEAIREAVKGVEVVFHLAANPEVRIGAQSPELLYETNVLITYNLLEAMRKEGVKVLAFTSSSTVYGEAKKIPTPEDYGPMEPISVYGGAKLAAEALISGYAHTFDMKAIVFRLANIIGKRSNHGVIYDFINKLKKNPNRLEILGDGTQRKSYLHVSDTVEAMLHLFNEFLKEDKTYDVYNVGSEDWITVKEIAEIVSREMGLNPEFYFTGGVDGGRGWKGDVKVMLLSIEKAKAKGWKPKMNSREAVEKTVRELLGKE; encoded by the coding sequence ATGAAAGTCCTCGTAACTGGTGGTGCCGGGTTCATAGGCTCTCATCTGGTTGATAAGCTTATGGAAGAGGAGCATGAGGTTAGAGTCCTCGACGACTTAAGCGCTGGGGATTTGAAAAACATCGAGCAATGGCTTGGTCATGAAAGGTTTGAGTTCATCAAGGGGGACATGAGAGATGTAGAGGCCATAAGAGAAGCAGTTAAAGGCGTTGAAGTAGTATTCCACCTTGCTGCAAATCCTGAGGTGAGAATAGGAGCTCAAAGTCCAGAGCTCCTCTATGAGACAAATGTCTTAATCACATACAACCTCCTTGAGGCAATGAGAAAAGAGGGAGTGAAGGTTCTCGCTTTTACCTCATCGTCAACGGTTTACGGTGAGGCCAAAAAGATTCCGACGCCGGAGGATTATGGTCCAATGGAGCCAATAAGCGTTTACGGTGGGGCTAAATTAGCAGCTGAAGCCCTGATTTCTGGTTATGCTCACACTTTTGACATGAAGGCCATAGTGTTTAGGCTGGCTAACATAATTGGAAAGCGCTCAAACCATGGGGTCATCTATGATTTCATAAACAAGCTCAAGAAGAACCCGAACAGGCTGGAAATCCTTGGGGATGGGACGCAGAGGAAGAGCTACCTCCACGTGAGCGACACCGTTGAGGCAATGCTGCACCTCTTCAACGAGTTCCTCAAGGAAGATAAAACTTATGACGTCTACAACGTTGGAAGTGAGGACTGGATAACGGTGAAGGAAATAGCGGAGATCGTGAGCAGAGAAATGGGATTAAACCCAGAGTTCTACTTTACTGGTGGCGTCGATGGTGGGAGAGGATGGAAGGGTGATGTTAAGGTAATGCTCTTAAGCATTGAGAAGGCCAAAGCCAAGGGCTGGAAGCCAAAGATGAACAGCAGAGAGGCCGTTGAAAAAACCGTAAGGGAGCTTTTGGGAAAGGAATAA
- a CDS encoding stage II sporulation protein M: MNLVINGMNLGTIFYEAWILNDVTTFFLLILPHGIFEIPALIIAGAAGFKIPYELLRFALGKKEEIITEEDAKEFFKLVGVSIALIFIAAVIEAEITLKLAVHMA, translated from the coding sequence TTGAATTTGGTCATTAATGGCATGAATTTGGGAACTATCTTTTATGAAGCTTGGATTCTAAACGATGTTACAACTTTCTTCCTTCTAATCCTCCCCCACGGCATCTTTGAAATTCCAGCGTTGATCATTGCCGGAGCTGCAGGTTTTAAAATACCTTACGAGCTGTTGAGGTTTGCCTTAGGCAAAAAAGAGGAAATAATAACTGAAGAAGACGCCAAAGAATTCTTCAAGCTAGTTGGAGTTTCAATAGCATTGATATTTATTGCGGCAGTAATTGAGGCAGAAATAACGTTAAAATTAGCTGTACACATGGCTTGA
- a CDS encoding ATP-binding protein produces the protein MISKETWGKIIRDYLEWDVELIERDINYTLPKIQRALVIIGPRRAGKTYFMFQIIKELLKQGVRKDETLYINLEDPRTIGTTLEDLLNLLDVYYSLFPENAKKRNYFFLDEVQTIDNWEKFVRFLLDKNQQVVVSGSSSRLLSKEIATELRGRSISLKIYPFSFKEVLKSRNIRPAPFYSTYEEAKIKKLLREYLLWGSYPEVVLDFSLRREILREIIDLTIYKDIVERWGIVNIRALKLLFRMLAFSTHLSISKAYKNLKGIGINVGKTTVANYLEYLEDSLVFYPLRPLIKSYKLQELYGFKPYLVDNGLLTILGVEDKGRLLENLVFTELLKSGLEPNRNIFYYRTKNGKEADFVVRENGTVKQIIQVTHELNDSNYEREISALIEASKELKCGNLLLITWDQEELIREKGKEIRVVPLWKWLLSL, from the coding sequence ATGATATCAAAGGAGACCTGGGGCAAAATTATAAGGGATTATTTGGAATGGGATGTCGAGCTTATTGAAAGGGACATAAACTACACCCTGCCTAAAATTCAGAGAGCATTAGTCATTATTGGGCCCAGGAGAGCCGGTAAAACTTACTTCATGTTTCAGATAATCAAAGAACTTTTAAAACAGGGGGTCAGAAAAGACGAGACGCTCTATATCAATTTAGAAGATCCAAGGACAATAGGTACCACACTTGAAGATCTACTGAATCTTTTGGACGTTTACTACTCCCTATTTCCTGAAAACGCAAAGAAGCGCAACTATTTTTTCTTGGATGAAGTTCAAACAATAGACAACTGGGAAAAGTTTGTGAGATTCCTACTTGATAAAAATCAGCAGGTAGTAGTTTCGGGTTCTTCCTCCAGACTTTTATCTAAGGAAATTGCAACCGAACTGAGGGGGAGAAGTATATCTCTAAAAATTTATCCCTTTTCATTCAAAGAAGTATTGAAATCACGGAATATAAGACCTGCTCCCTTTTACTCCACGTATGAAGAGGCAAAAATCAAAAAGCTGCTCAGGGAGTATCTCCTTTGGGGAAGCTATCCTGAGGTCGTGTTAGATTTTTCCCTCAGAAGGGAAATCCTCCGAGAGATAATCGACTTAACGATTTACAAAGATATCGTTGAAAGATGGGGAATTGTTAACATAAGGGCATTGAAGCTCCTCTTCAGGATGCTTGCATTTTCCACCCATCTTTCAATTTCCAAAGCATATAAAAACTTGAAGGGCATTGGCATTAACGTAGGAAAGACAACGGTTGCAAACTATCTGGAATATCTAGAAGATTCGCTTGTGTTCTATCCTCTCAGACCTCTGATAAAGTCATACAAACTCCAGGAGCTGTATGGATTTAAGCCCTATTTAGTGGACAATGGACTTTTAACGATCCTGGGTGTTGAAGATAAGGGAAGATTGCTGGAAAACTTAGTCTTTACCGAACTTTTAAAATCAGGCTTGGAGCCGAATAGAAACATATTCTACTATAGAACAAAGAATGGAAAGGAAGCAGATTTTGTTGTACGAGAGAACGGGACAGTCAAACAAATAATTCAGGTTACTCACGAGCTTAATGACAGTAACTATGAAAGAGAAATCTCAGCTTTAATCGAAGCTTCAAAAGAGCTCAAATGTGGAAATCTGCTCCTCATAACATGGGATCAAGAGGAGCTAATTAGAGAAAAGGGTAAGGAAATCAGGGTTGTGCCCCTGTGGAAGTGGCTCTTATCACTCTAG
- a CDS encoding inorganic diphosphatase — translation MNPFHDLEPGPEVPEVVYALIEIPKGSRNKYELDKKTGLIKLDRVLYSPFHYPVDYGIIPQTWYDDDDPFDIMVIMREPTYPGVLIEARPIGLFKMIDSGDKDYKVLAVPVEDPYFNDWKDISDVPKAFLDEIAHFFQRYKELQGKEIIVEGWENAEKAKQEILRAIELYKEKFKK, via the coding sequence ATGAATCCATTCCACGATTTGGAGCCCGGACCGGAAGTACCGGAAGTTGTTTACGCCCTAATAGAGATTCCAAAGGGGAGCAGAAACAAGTATGAGCTTGACAAAAAGACCGGCCTTATAAAGCTCGATAGAGTTCTTTACAGCCCGTTCCACTACCCGGTCGACTATGGAATCATCCCACAAACATGGTACGATGACGACGACCCGTTTGACATCATGGTCATAATGAGGGAGCCAACATATCCGGGAGTGCTCATTGAGGCAAGACCAATAGGCCTCTTCAAGATGATAGACAGCGGCGACAAGGACTACAAGGTATTGGCGGTTCCAGTGGAAGATCCCTACTTTAATGACTGGAAGGACATAAGCGACGTTCCGAAGGCTTTCCTTGACGAGATTGCGCACTTCTTCCAGAGATACAAAGAGCTTCAAGGTAAGGAGATCATTGTTGAGGGCTGGGAAAATGCAGAGAAGGCAAAGCAAGAAATACTTAGGGCAATAGAGCTTTACAAGGAGAAATTCAAGAAGTGA